In a single window of the Raphanus sativus cultivar WK10039 chromosome 9, ASM80110v3, whole genome shotgun sequence genome:
- the LOC108824073 gene encoding thymidylate kinase isoform X2, giving the protein MFRTSIGSRALAFPPRSFNYLPRSPLKRSSVRMENLTFSSEPTAKPRGALIVVEGLDRSGKSTQCAKLRSFLESSGHPTELWRFPDRETSVGQMISAYLSNKSQLDDRTIHLLFSANRWEKRSLMEEKLKTGTTLIVDRYSYSGVAFSSAKGLGMEWCKAPEVGLLAPDSVVYLDISPERAAERGGYGDERYERVDFQRKVAGFYQTLRDSSWKIIDAGESMEEVEKKIQQVVLDKVQECAHGKSLSLLWSS; this is encoded by the exons ATGTTTCGGACGAGTATTGGTTCCAG AGCTTTAGCATTCCCGCCAAGATCCTTCAACTATCTCCCGCGTTCACCACTCAAGCGTTCATCAGTTCGGATGGAGAATCTCACCTTTTCTTCCGAACCTACCGCGAAGCCGAGAGGTGCTTTGATAGTCGTAGAAGGTCTTGACCGCAGCGGCAAATCAACGCAGTGCGCTAAGCTACGCTCTTTCCTGGAGAGTTCAGGTCATCCGACAGAGCTCTGGAGGTTTCCCGACAGAGAGACAAGTGTCGGTCAGATGATATCCGCCTACTTATCCAACAAGTCTCAGTTAGATGATCGCACCATTCATCTCCTCTTCAGCGCCAACCGTTGGGAAAAGAG gTCGTTGATGGAGGAGAAGCTTAAGACGGGAACTACGCTTATCGTTGATCGTTATTCTTATTCTGGTGTGGCTTTCTCATCGGCTAAAGGGCTCGGGATGGAGTGGTGCAAGGCGCCGGAAGTCGGGTTGCTGGCGCCGGATTCTGTGGTATACCTTGACATTTCGCCTGAGAGAGCTGCTGAGAGAGGTGGATATGGAGATGAGAGGTACGAGAGAGTTGATTTTCAGAGGAAAGTTGCTGGCTTTTATCAAACTCTACGTGATTCTTCTTGGAAG ATTATCGATGCGGGGGAGAGTATGGAGGAAGTAGAGAAGAAGATTCAACAGGTGGTGTTGGATAAAGTTCAAGAGTGTGCTCATGGAAAGTCTCTTTCTCTCCTCTGGTCATCTTGA
- the LOC108824073 gene encoding thymidylate kinase isoform X1, which translates to MFRTSIGSSFRALAFPPRSFNYLPRSPLKRSSVRMENLTFSSEPTAKPRGALIVVEGLDRSGKSTQCAKLRSFLESSGHPTELWRFPDRETSVGQMISAYLSNKSQLDDRTIHLLFSANRWEKRSLMEEKLKTGTTLIVDRYSYSGVAFSSAKGLGMEWCKAPEVGLLAPDSVVYLDISPERAAERGGYGDERYERVDFQRKVAGFYQTLRDSSWKIIDAGESMEEVEKKIQQVVLDKVQECAHGKSLSLLWSS; encoded by the exons ATGTTTCGGACGAGTATTGGTTCCAG tttcaGAGCTTTAGCATTCCCGCCAAGATCCTTCAACTATCTCCCGCGTTCACCACTCAAGCGTTCATCAGTTCGGATGGAGAATCTCACCTTTTCTTCCGAACCTACCGCGAAGCCGAGAGGTGCTTTGATAGTCGTAGAAGGTCTTGACCGCAGCGGCAAATCAACGCAGTGCGCTAAGCTACGCTCTTTCCTGGAGAGTTCAGGTCATCCGACAGAGCTCTGGAGGTTTCCCGACAGAGAGACAAGTGTCGGTCAGATGATATCCGCCTACTTATCCAACAAGTCTCAGTTAGATGATCGCACCATTCATCTCCTCTTCAGCGCCAACCGTTGGGAAAAGAG gTCGTTGATGGAGGAGAAGCTTAAGACGGGAACTACGCTTATCGTTGATCGTTATTCTTATTCTGGTGTGGCTTTCTCATCGGCTAAAGGGCTCGGGATGGAGTGGTGCAAGGCGCCGGAAGTCGGGTTGCTGGCGCCGGATTCTGTGGTATACCTTGACATTTCGCCTGAGAGAGCTGCTGAGAGAGGTGGATATGGAGATGAGAGGTACGAGAGAGTTGATTTTCAGAGGAAAGTTGCTGGCTTTTATCAAACTCTACGTGATTCTTCTTGGAAG ATTATCGATGCGGGGGAGAGTATGGAGGAAGTAGAGAAGAAGATTCAACAGGTGGTGTTGGATAAAGTTCAAGAGTGTGCTCATGGAAAGTCTCTTTCTCTCCTCTGGTCATCTTGA